A single window of Drosophila suzukii chromosome 3, CBGP_Dsuzu_IsoJpt1.0, whole genome shotgun sequence DNA harbors:
- the alpha-Man-Ic gene encoding mannosyl-oligosaccharide alpha-1,2-mannosidase IA has translation MYFFHFAVRRAHFKWYTANTASRIGIILTGILSVGVIAITYVQCRALIRQAFQENLANEVLLTEEINPAEVRVKIKEMMLHAWRNYARVVWGTNEFRPISRRVHGGSDFGSYKLGATIIESLDTLYIMGLEKELKRSRDWIEKSFSLDRVDEPLPVIVLTSRLLCPMLTLYSLTGDLLYKDKAVHIADRILSAFDTPTGIPRRLVVPKKGSTLSRYLDDVSRTSEFGALYLEFFYLSEITGDSVYLDQVDGIRQRIEEATKVKGLYPNAFCTKYGTWENHNCSVNRYYDTLLKSWMQSGETDSQSEDLFEDALLAVAQNLVVINDEDVTYVTEMRDGFLSHRMKQSDCFGGALFALGAAATSMEHWEKYSEIGIGIADTCHDMFWESPTGLGPDTFAFTKKSQKEILPLQRNFYMLQPEVAESYFILWRLTHDEKYRLRGFELLLAIEKYCRTPNGYTGIMDVNNSSSEPDDVQRSFFLGATLKYLFLLFSDDDVIPLEKWVFNSAGHFLPVKGVNSLYRQYN, from the coding sequence ATGTATTTCTTTCATTTCGCTGTTCGACGAGCGCATTTTAAATGGTATACGGCAAATACCGCATCAAGAATCGGAATAATTCTTACCGGGATTCTCTCAGTCGGCGTAATTGCTATTACCTATGTTCAGTGCAGGGCATTGATAAGGCAAGCGTTTCAAGAAAATTTGGCGAATGAAGTGTTATTAACGGAGGAGATAAATCCCGCCGAGGTGCGAGTAAAGATTAAGGAGATGATGCTGCATGCCTGGCGGAACTATGCTCGCGTTGTATGGGGCACCAATGAATTTCGCCCGATTTCACGACGCGTACATGGCGGTAGTGATTTCGGGTCCTACAAACTCGGTGCAACCATTATAGAGAGCTTGGACACTCTGTATATTATGGGTCTGGAGAAAGAGTTGAAGCGTTCTCGAGATTGGATCGAAAAGTCATTCAGTTTGGATCGAGTTGATGAACCATTGCCCGTTATAGTGCTAACTTCCAGGCTGCTCTGTCCCATGCTAACTCTCTACTCCCTCACTGGGGATCTCCTGTACAAGGATAAGGCCGTTCATATTGCGGATAGGATCCTGTCTGCCTTCGACACGCCAACTGGAATACCCAGGCGACTAGTGGTTCCAAAGAAAGGCAGTACCCTCTCAAGGTATCTGGATGACGTGTCTCGAACTTCGGAGTTTGGAGCGCTGTACTTGGAGTTCTTTTACCTCAGCGAAATCACTGGAGATTCAGTTTACCTGGATCAAGTGGATGGAATTCGGCAAAGGATTGAGGAGGCAACCAAGGTCAAAGGTCTGTATCCCAATGCCTTTTGCACAAAGTATGGTACTTGGGAAAACCACAACTGCTCGGTGAACCGATATTATGACACACTCCTTAAATCATGGATGCAATCCGGGGAAACAGATTCTCAAAGCGAAGATCTATTCgaggacgctttgctggctgTAGCTCAAAATCTGGTTGTCATAAACGACGAAGATGTAACCTATGTAACGGAGATGAGAGATGGTTTTCTAAGCCATCGGATGAAACAGTCGGATTGTTTTGGTGGCGCACTTTTTGCCctgggagcagcagcaacctCGATGGAGCACTGGGAGAAGTATTCCGAGATCGGAATCGGGATAGCAGATACTTGCCATGACATGTTTTGGGAATCTCCTACGGGATTAGGTCCGGATACATTTGCATTTACGAAAAAAAGCCAGAAGGAAATTCTCCCCCTTCAGAGAAACTTCTATATGTTACAACCAGAAGTCGCGGAAAGCTATTTTATACTCTGGCGACTGACCCATGATGAAAAGTATCGCCTTCGGGGTTTTGAGCTTCTGCTGGCAATAGAGAAATACTGCCGGACGCCCAATGGATATACTGGTATCATGGACGTCAATAACAGTTCCTCGGAACCGGATGACGTCCAAAGGTCTTTCTTTTTGGGAGCGACCCTCAAGTATCTGTTCCTGTTGTTCTCCGATGATGATGTGATTCCCCTGGAAAAGTGGGTTTTCAACAGCGCAGGACATTTTCTGCCCGTTAAGGGTGTAAATTCATTGTATCGTcaatataattaa
- the LOC108015471 gene encoding uncharacterized protein, whose product MHQVLSYETAVRANSSREFREYVSKRTCASLVLTIAFFMLISGYLLGNFVAERKYHIRQLTKGVVKNADGERSVKLNSAEYASLQELQSYQKAKGKLLASAQDLDKLQQLEETEHYLATSLNTEIFNKYISCTQDIPPNTNIAASQFTEQLIDNTVARQRQCMRIIQGVIDNHLANSQL is encoded by the exons ATGCACCAGGTACTTAGCTACGAGACGGCGGTGCGGGCCAACAGCTCCCGCGAATTCCGCGAATACGTCTCCAAGCGCACGTGTGCCTCCCTGGTCCTAACGATTGCCTTCTTCATGCTGATATCAG GATACTTGCTGGGCAATTTTGTGGCCGAGCGAAAGTACCACATACGCCAGCTGACAAAGGGCGTAGTTAAGAATGCGGACGGCGAGAGATCCGTGAAGCTGAATAGCGCCGAATATGCCAGCCTGCAGGAGCTGCAATCGTATCAGAAGGCCAAGGGCAAGCTACTGGCGTCCGCCCAGGATCTGGACAAGCTGCAGCAGCTGGAAGAGACCGAACACTACCTGGCCACCTCGCTGAACACGGAGATCTTCAACAAGTACATATCCTGCACGCAGGACATCCCACCCAACACGAACATAGCGGCCAGCCAGTTCACGGAGCAGCTGATCGACAACACGGTGGCCAGGCAGCGGCAGTGCATGAGGATCATCCAGGGGGTCATAGACAATCACCTGGCCAACAGTCAGCTCTAG